Part of the Streptomyces sp. NBC_01353 genome, CAGCCCTCCAGGGCGGCACGGCGCGCGGTGGGCGCGGTACGGAGCAGCAGCAGCCACGGGACGAGGGCGACGGAGGCGAACCACCAGAGGGCGGGCGCCGGGAAGGCGAGCGCGGGCAGGGCGCCCGCGACGACCGCGAGCGCGGCGCGGGCGGCGCCGTGCGGTGTCCGCGGCGTGCGGGACCGAGCGCCCTCGGACGGCCCGTCCCCTGCGGGGGCTCCGGCTCCCGTGCCTGCCCCGTCCTCGGCTGCCGCACGTGTCCGGCGCGGGCCCCGGGCACCGGGCCCGTGCTCCGCGCCGGTGCCGCGCCGACCGAACGCAATTCCCACGCAGCGCCTCCAGGTGTCGCCTCCAGTGTGCGCCGCGCACCCCCCGCCCCGCCCCTAGGCGCGGCGCCACTTCTCCCGTACGACGACCGAGTGGAGCCGCCAGCCGGCGTCCGTCCGGAGCAGGGAGAACGTGTAACGGCCGCCACAGACGAAGTCCTCGCCCGACTCGAAGCGCATCGGGTTCACATAGTCGGCCCGGACCTCGGCCGAGTCCCCCGGGTAGCCGCCGAGATCCTGAATGGTCACCCGGCGGTTCACGATCAGGTGCTGCCGTACCGGGAAGAGCCGCATCGTCTCCTCGAGCCAGTCGGCGACCTCGGCCGCCGGGCCCTCGACACCGCCGGAATCGCGGTAGTCGGCCCTGCCGTCGCGCGTGAACAGCGCCCGGTAGCCCGTCCAGTCGGAGTCGTCCACGGCCACCGCGTACCCGGTGACGAGGTCGTCGATGGCAAGCCGGTCCATCACGGTCGCGAGATCCACGCGCTGCGTCATCGGCACAGTGTCGGGCAGGGGGAGGCGCGGGGCCAAGAGCCGTGCGGCGAGGGCGTGGTCGGATACCGGTCATACTTTGCGTCATGCGCATCGACATCGATCCCGCCCTGAGCGACCGGAACACCTTCTACCGGCTGCTCACCGCCACCGTCGTGCCCCGGCCGATCGCCTGGATCTCCACGACCTCGGCCGACGGGACCGACAATCTGGCCCCGCACTCCTTCTTCACGATCTCGTCGGTCACTCCGCCGGTGGTCCAGTTCACCTCGGTGGGCCGCAAGGACTCGCTGCGCAACATCGAGGACACCGGGGCCTTCGTGGTGAACTTCGCGCCCGAGCCGCTCTTCGAACAGATCAACGCCACGGCGACGGACTTTCCGCGCGGGGTGAGCGAGTTCGACGCCTGTGGCGTGGAACGCGAGCCGAGCCTGCGGGTCAAGCCGCCGCGGGTGGCACACGCGCCGGTGGCGCTGGAGTGCGAGCTGCACAGCACC contains:
- a CDS encoding flavin reductase family protein — translated: MRIDIDPALSDRNTFYRLLTATVVPRPIAWISTTSADGTDNLAPHSFFTISSVTPPVVQFTSVGRKDSLRNIEDTGAFVVNFAPEPLFEQINATATDFPRGVSEFDACGVEREPSLRVKPPRVAHAPVALECELHSTLRIGDSTVVFGRVVHAAVDESVMVDGHPEITLMRPLTRLGRNEWGTLGGIQEIARVPYDSQA
- a CDS encoding nuclear transport factor 2 family protein, whose amino-acid sequence is MTQRVDLATVMDRLAIDDLVTGYAVAVDDSDWTGYRALFTRDGRADYRDSGGVEGPAAEVADWLEETMRLFPVRQHLIVNRRVTIQDLGGYPGDSAEVRADYVNPMRFESGEDFVCGGRYTFSLLRTDAGWRLHSVVVREKWRRA